In a single window of the Mucilaginibacter defluvii genome:
- a CDS encoding LytTR family DNA-binding domain-containing protein, protein MNCIIVDDEPLARKAIQKLIYQTENLEVVGSFNGVEATKAFLATNPVDLIFLDIQMPGVNGIEFARTIPRDTLVIFTTAFHEFASESYEVDAIDYLIKPVKLERFQKAVEKAGTYCKLFHTEQTKSNIETITTDYIFVKSERRIFKVHFSDILYIEGLKDYVIIYLLNQKVITLMNIKTIHELLPKSSFVRVSKSYIINVNNIDSVDNNTVYIRESEIPIGNIYRDYFFNEFVTRKILSK, encoded by the coding sequence ATGAACTGCATTATAGTAGATGATGAACCATTAGCCAGAAAAGCGATACAGAAGCTGATTTATCAAACAGAAAACCTGGAGGTGGTAGGTTCATTTAACGGGGTTGAGGCAACGAAAGCCTTTCTCGCCACCAATCCCGTGGACCTGATCTTTCTGGATATTCAGATGCCGGGGGTGAACGGGATCGAATTTGCGCGCACCATCCCGAGGGACACCCTGGTGATATTTACAACCGCGTTTCACGAGTTTGCCTCCGAAAGTTATGAAGTTGACGCTATTGACTACCTGATCAAACCCGTAAAACTGGAACGTTTTCAGAAAGCGGTTGAAAAAGCCGGTACCTATTGTAAGTTATTTCATACGGAGCAAACGAAAAGTAACATTGAAACCATTACCACTGATTACATCTTCGTAAAATCGGAGCGCAGAATTTTCAAGGTACATTTTAGCGACATACTGTATATTGAAGGTTTGAAGGACTATGTAATCATCTATTTACTCAACCAAAAGGTGATCACACTTATGAATATCAAAACCATTCATGAATTGCTGCCGAAAAGTTCTTTTGTCAGGGTTAGTAAATCTTACATCATTAACGTAAATAACATTGATTCAGTAGATAATAATACCGTGTACATCAGGGAAAGCGAGATCCCGATAGGCAATATTTACCGGGATTACTTTTTTAATGAGTTTGTGACCCGGAAAATTTTAAGTAAGTGA